The following proteins are co-located in the Lagenorhynchus albirostris chromosome 2, mLagAlb1.1, whole genome shotgun sequence genome:
- the LOC132515470 gene encoding LOW QUALITY PROTEIN: neuroblastoma breakpoint family member 4-like (The sequence of the model RefSeq protein was modified relative to this genomic sequence to represent the inferred CDS: substituted 2 bases at 2 genomic stop codons) translates to MAVSLGPLSDLRVELTLTQINQELQLXLAEKKQDFQDLPEKFLVSQATAYSLANQLQKYKYEAFKDIIESVLGEKLLFEVLRLAEKLAEKPTQAEKTCDILTRSQARELTQLQRTLREVKDDSVLLQQHLKDLLTHNDLDNHQGQVFXERLTEGHRLAEHLAHKLSPPKGATKFVKMRKMNKHKRYSHLGNSELAGAGNGVELQEVEKKEVPQESQDECVLTPSILQGSSDCNQPYSDGKFAFDESEVGPAPDGACGCSHAEEDEIPTDLPNNQNYHKQVDGQEPVSPSVNLQDVGKKEVLQESQDECVLAPSTPQEGSNCYQPYSDEKFAFDEEKVGSALDGACGCSHAKEDEISTGLPENQTDHNDLQGPVAIATRLSRELPQMVENGVPRDSLDEYCLIYSILPGLSDSFWPYTSAAFFSFEEVDVSYAWDDSVFMNICCLIISPPDPTKLSLELLALEENEVQQDSLEESDLTGSIGHRLSDSCTPYTSASFQSDKREVSTVLDVNGDTWEDCHQRPLSFQGPGVQTSQAQLQKSTHMTNYLQLQLDQHFNCGHSKATLGLSSTIWGFTANTNSGSQGPLFLELGLDASIGMKNPPKLEGEVLAASKHECLVCSKINALSVLKQKIITRKLPFSKWRLACQFPGLQA, encoded by the exons ATGGCAGTATCTCTTGGCCCTTTATCTGATCTGAGGGTAGAACTTACACTCACGCAAATCAACCAGGAGCTTCAGTTGTAGCTGGCAGAGAAGAAGCAGGACTTCCAAGACCTCCCAGAGAAATTCCTTGTATCCCAAGCTACTGCCTACTCCCTGGCCAACCAGCTGCAGAAATACA AGTATGAAGCATTTAAGGACATCATTGAATCTGTGCTGGGGGAGAAGCTGCTGTTTGAGGTGCTGAGGCTAGCAGAGAAGCTGGCAGAGAAGCCCACGCAAGCTGAGAA GACATGTGATATCCTAACTCGAAGTCAGGCACGAGAGCTGACCCAGTTACAGCGGACATTACGGGAAGTGAAAGATGACTCTGTCCTACTCCAGCAGCACCTCAAGGACCTCCTCACCCACAACGACCTTGACAACCACCAGGGGCAGGTCTTCTAAGAGCGGCTGACTGAGGGACACAGGCTGGCAGAGCACCTTGCCCACAAGCTCAGCCCACCTAAGGGGGCCACA AAATTCGTGaagatgaggaagatgaacaAGCACAAGAGATACTCACATCTAGGTAACAGTGAACTAGCAGGAGCTGGTAATGG CGTGGAACTGCAGGAGGTTGAAAAGAAGGAAGTGCCTCAGGAATCCCAGGATGAATGTGTTTTGACTCCTTCAATTCTCCAAGGAAGTTCTGACTGCAACCAGCCTTACAGTGATGGCAAGTTTGCATTTGATGAATCAGAAGTGGGCCCTGCTCCAGATGGAGCCTGTGGTTGCTCCCATGCTGAAGAGGATGAAATTCCAACTGATCTCCCAA ACAATCAAAATTATCATAAGCAAGTGGATGGACAAGAGCCAGTGTCCCCCAG CGTGAACCTACAGGATGTTGGAAAGAAGGAAGTGCTCCAGGAATCCCAAGATGAATGTGTTTTGGCTCCTTCAACTCCCCAGGAAGGTTCTAACTGCTACCAGCCTTACAGTGATGAAAAATTTGCATTTGATGAGGAGAAAGTGGGGTCTGCTCTGGATGGAGCCTGTGGTTGCTCCCATGCTAAAGAGGATGAAATTTCAACTGGTCTCCCAG AAAACCAAACTGATCACAATGACCTTCAAGGACCAGTGGCTATTGCCACAAG GCTCAGCAGGGAGCTGCCACAGATGGTAGAGAATGGTGTCCCACGGGACTCACTGGATGAATACTGTTTGATTTACTCAATTCTTCCTGGTCTGTCAGACTCCTTCTGGCCTTATACAAGTGCTGCCTTCTTCTCATTTGAGGAAGTGGATGTCTCTTATGCTTGGGAT GACTCCGTGTTCATGAATATTTGCTGTTTAATCATCAGTCCTCCCGACCCCACAAAGCTCAGTCTGGAGCTGCTGGCGTTAGAAGAGAATGAAGTCCAGCAGGACTCACTGGAGGAAAGTGATTTGACTGGTTCTATTGGCCATCGTCTGTCAGACTCCTGTACGCCTTACACAAGTGCCTCATTCCAATCGGATAAAAGGGAGGTCTCCACAGTTCTAGACGTAAATG GTGACACCTGGGAGGACTGTCACCAAAGGCCTTTGAGTTTCCAAGGCCCAGGGGTACAAACTTCACAAGCACAGCTGCAGAAAAGCACCCACATGACCAATTATCTGCAACTGCAGCTGGACCAGCATTTCAATTGTGGGCACAGCAAAGCCACACTCGGTCTTTCCTCCACCATTTGGGGCTTTACTGCCAACACCAATTCTGGAAGCCAAGGACCACTCTTCctag AGCTGGGTTTGGATGCTTCCATTGGAATGAAGAACCCTCCCAAGCTGGAGGGTGAGGTCTTAGCTGCCAGCAAGCATGAGTGTCTGGTCTGTAGCAAGATTAATGCCTTAAGTGTCCTGAAACAGAAGATTATCACAAGAAAACTGCCGTTCAGCAAGTGGAGACTAGCGTGCCAATTCCCTGGCCTTCAAGCTTAG